In Lactuca sativa cultivar Salinas chromosome 5, Lsat_Salinas_v11, whole genome shotgun sequence, the DNA window TGTAGGTTTCGTCAGTTTGGTCTGCAATGGAGCTTTTATAGCTAGAACTCAATCCGCCCTAAATTCATATCATCATTTATCGTCAAATTCCATAACAGAAGAAAAGGAATTCGATTCGCAAATCAAATGAATGTTTTACGATCGTACCTTGAAAACAACCATCGGCTGGAAAATAGCGACAAATTGTGGTGGTTCTTTCTCTTGATAGATACGACCTTGTACAGGTCTCGCCTTCAGTGAATTGAACATCGATGTAGTCAATTTAGCAGCTGTATTCTGATCCTCCTGTTGATTAATTAATACACATCGATTAAGAGTTAAAACGCAATCGCTCAATCGTTTAGTTGATTTCGACAGACGATTTTGTTTGTTTGATTTACCTCTGTGCTATCCTTTCCGATCCAATAGCAAAGATAGAATTCTTCCTTCTTTTCTCCAGTATGGTAACTGTAAAGGACAATGTAGCAATCGCCACTGTAGAATTTACCGAAGTCCTCATGAGCAACCGCCTTTTTAGCACCGCCGTCGATAGTCCACACCTCAAGTTTTCCGCCTGATTTAAGCAGAGGAGGTACTTCCTCCGCTACCGGAGCATTTTTGTCTTTTCCTTTTGGGCCTACACCTTGTTGCTTCAGCAGCGCTATAATCCAAAGTCCAAACCCCAATTATAGCTTAATAATCATCCAATCCAATTATAGTAATAAAaaatactccaaaatgatgaatgaAAGTAGGTTGTTATTTACCTGTTACTTTTCCTCTATTCTCTGCTTGAGGTGCAGCTGCTGATGGCCATGACTCAAAATTAGTCTTGAATGCAACCGTCTCATAACCTTGAATTAATCGGGTTACAAGGGTGGATTTTGGTCGACCATGAGCAGTGATATACTCCTACAAATGGACCTTAATGGTGAGAATCAGTCAAAGGGTAAAAATGTAATTAACCAAATCCTACCTCAGCACCCTGCATGGCAGCTTTTCTACCATCAACTTGTGTTGCTCTACCAACCCACACGAAAACCTCCGCCCCACAGTCCATTAGATAACATTTGTCGTTTTCCAGGGTCGATTTCGTAAATCCTGTAATTTCATCCTTCACCTCTGATCCACcaatactttaaaaaaaaaaaaaaaaaaattagaattctGTAAAAGATAATTTGTCAGATAAAGATTAAAGAAAACCAAAAGGAGATTCGTACTTAAAAAGTTTGCCAGGTGTCCTGTCTAGAATTATATCATCATCACCAAGAACCTTCTTGCCAATAGGAGCAAACCCTCCAAAGATAACCCAAAATTCACCCGAATCACCTTCCGCTTGTAGTTTTCCATCGTCTGAAatgatttataaaaacaaaaataaaaaaagggtGATAAATGTAAATCTAATTGACTAATCATGTGCTTTAAATGTATATCCCATACCaacaattgcaacattgcatgtTCCCTCATGATAAGTGTCCTTCAAATACTGAATAACCTCTAAAGCTTTAGCTCTTTCTTGAATATTTGAGTTTGCTCCATTGAATTGAAAGATCTTCTCTTTAGTATCCAAGATAAACACATCATCATGATTCAACAAAGATCGAGAGAATTGAATCTGTTTCACATGAACAACTCTTTTCCCTTTGCATATATACAATCTTGTTTCAAATTCCATTTCTTCAGGTTTCTTGAATCCAGTTGCAACACCACCTTCAAGTGGCACAATACATGGTTTGAAATATGACAAGAATTTATCAGATTCATGACTTTGAATCTCTCTATGTTGCACTGCACGCCCTCCAAGAATCGCATCAAGCTCAACTGTTTTTATTGCAGCTGTTCCAGCTTCATCCTGATTATCACATTTAGTTAATTTGAATTgaactttttcttaaaaaaaaaataaggaagTGTTATTTAATTTGggatataggatgttgttatacaTACATTGCTTGTATCTTTTCCCAACCAGAAGTGTATGTCGTACCCATAAGCACCTCCTCTTCCATTAGAAGTCTGCAAATGTATGAATGATTAAAACAATAACATTTTATAACTGAAATAGAAATTGTGAAAGGTTATGAGCAAACCCGTAAAACAACGTATGCATCACCCATGTAGAATCTACCATAATCTGATTTTGGCAAAGGAACTGGTTGAAAGTTTTCAATTCTCCATATCTCAAGCCCTCTACAAGGTGTTAAGTGAAAAACTAACAACAAATGCAAACGAATCATACATGCATATAATGACTGAATTTCTAATGTTCTTTAAagtagatgatgatgataaaagaAATTGATGTTGGGTAAGGATACGGTTTAGAACCAACTCCCTGGAATGCAGGTTCAAGAGCTTTTGCAGTAGCCATGGTGCTTGTAATTTCTTCAAATGATGACGGAAGAAAATACCATCAAAATTCCCGCTGTGTAGTCTCTATATGTAAGATTTTGAGAAAGGAGGCTTAGATTAGAACAATCGTCACTAAAAAATTGAGAGAATCAAAATCGGCTTAAGCAAACATGTAATCATCCCTAAAATCATATTCTGTGCTCTGAAAATTAATTCATTTAGAAGATGATCTTAAGAATTAGAGAGATTCTGATCATGATATTGAGAAATCTAAATTAGATCACAGTAATAACAATATAAACTCGCAATGCAATTAATAAACGAGAGACAAATCAATTGTTAACAGAGGGAAGGTAAATCAACGACAACGTACCTGGGATTCGATCGCTATAATAATTGTCTCCAAAAACGAATTTTGGAGAGACGGATATGAAATTGAAAGCAAAAGGTAAATAAGTAATCGATTTTAAGGAATTATAGTTGCAGAGAAATGGAGATATGAAGAAGGCATTTCGTTTTAGAGAGGAATGGATGATGATGATAGGGAAGGGAGTCTCGTTGAGAAAGATGTTGAAATTAAGGGAAAAACCGGATGGCCATGCATTGTTTTCGTTTCAATTTCCCTCTGTTTTTGGTTCCATGAATTTTTTCTATTGCATCTGCATTTGCCATTTGTAGATCGATAATTGCTTCATCGTCCCGGGGTTATTGGCAAAGAATGACGAAAAGGGCGCCATGCCAAAGAAGTTGAAGCTCCTGGTTTATTGGTGGTTTCGATATTATTGCATTATATAATGTCCAAAATGATACAACTATCGCAAACGTAATTAAAACAATTTATTACTGAAACGTACTTTTTAATtcctgataaaaaaaaattactgtTACTGTTTTTTTTCTTACTCTAGTAATGTGATcagttataaaatattaattaatcacTAGTTGTTACATTTAGGTAGGACCAAGATGATCTTGAACATGTCTAGAAGAAAGCATGTCCGGTTTGGGTACGATCCATTTGATCTGGTGCGGACGCAATTAATTAAACACgctattaatttataataataaattatttaaaaactataaaatattaaaaacaatttAATATATTAGAGTGAAGGATGTGGTGTGCCACCGTTAACACACTACACCTCATTTTGCTACTAACAAAACCGTACACTAGGCATGATATATCAATTTTGCAATGAAGAGCGAGGAGAGGGAAATAGGAGAGAGATTGAAAGAGGGAGGAAGAGTAAGAGAGAGAGGAGCACGACAAGTTATTGCAATTTTTTTCTTGTCATATTTTTCATACCATAGACTAGGCATGGTGTTTCTCATGATAAAATATATGATATAGGCTCTACCTCATTCTTATCACACCCTCCAACCTTATTGAAATTTGATACATTGGGATTTATGCTCTATTAAGCAACTTTAGTTGACAGAGCAAAGCAAGGTCAATGGTGATAATAGATAGGTACATGTAATGGTGACAAATGGTGATGATGATATTGATCAGGGTCTTCGATAAAAACTTAAGGGTTAAGCTTCAGAATTTCATGAATAATGTTGAAGGTTCAAAATATCAATTAAGCAAAGTATTTTCAATTATTAACATTTCCTAAAACAAATTTGTAAATTCAAATTTGTATAACTTTTTCATTGAACCTTAGGGCTTAAAATATATAGGCatgtaaaaaatacatataaacataacatagaGTAATTATAAATGTTAACAAATAGCCAAATAAgaataaaacaaagtttaaaataaactaaaatgaaCCATATTTGATAAAGAACatgcaaaaaaaaatattaaattattaaaatgtaAGGAAAATGGATCaaaccaatttaattaaattatgtcCAATTTAGATCACAAATTAAACGGGTTTGAACCGGTTCTAAGGGTGAAGATAGTCCATCTTTCATACCCATCATAACTTATTTGTCATATTAAGGTCCTGTTTGATATACGTTTGACCGAGTTGGCTCAGACGTTTTTGGCTGACTCTTCAGCTAAAGTTGTTTGTTACACTAGATTTTAGATGTCTGATTGAGTAAGCTAGATCTGATCGGAAAAGACGAGAGATATCGGCTGACTGAGAAAGGGATTAACGTTTCCAAAAGTGCCCTTGCCCTACCGTTCCAATTTTCAGAGTCTCCATCCCCTTTCTTCTATCTTTCAGctacaatcgaaaatttgagcaTCTCTCCCCACCCACTAATCGACGATTCAAGCCTCTATCCCCCTACCAATCGACAATTTCTGCCTCTTCTCATCAGGTACTGCTTTCGTCTCTTCTCAGTTGCATTTTTGCTGTTTCTGTTTCGATTTTTTGTTGATTTGCTCATGTTTGTTGTTCATTTTGATTTCATTAACTCAAATTGATTTCATTCTTGATTCAATTTGTTTCGTCATAATTTCTCCAATCAAGAGATTTGAAGCCAAAAAATTTCTTGTTTGAGAAAAGAAGGAAATTCGCCTCTAAAAATGGTGAAGAGACTCTGCCGTCTTTTTAATTTATCGTTGTGTTTTAAACTATGCTTTTAGATTTTGAGATTCTTCTGTGAAAATTGATGAAGAGACTCTGCGGTTCTTTTTAATTTCTTCTCTTTTTTCAGAgcctaatgattctaatccatatAATCTTTGAATAACATAAGATCCTCTTAGTTGCAATCACATTTATACATAGATCTGCACAATATAATCAATGTTCTTTTAATAAAGCACAATATCGGCATAGACCTGTATAGAATCAGAGTTTTGTAATTAGTTATAGATTTGTTTTCAAACTGAAAGTGGCCAATAGAAGTTTCATGAATTACCAGTTGACTTAAAGCTGATTCTTGAACACTGTCATATAAATCGGTCCATTCATTGCTCACTTCGGATGGCAAACACTGTATGTATGTAGAGCTGCAATAGGTTTTGAATATATTTTCTACAAGTGAATTTAATTCTTGTTATTTGTTTTGCATGGTGAGGATTTTTATTCCAGATGAGAAAAGTCAATATGTTCATTACTTGTGTTTTCTGTTTGAATGTTGATGATCATAACGTCTTTAGATAgttgaggattttatttaatttgttaaaaGTATCTGTAAAAGATATTGAAATAAGTTTTTTAGCTTTTAATTCCCCAAAATTCtatgtttatttatattttgaaaaaatggGTTTCCTTTTGAATTGCTtgtgaaagggtaaaatggtcatattTTATTGGTCAGCACACTCAGTcaaatgtacaatcaaacaacatttcTTCTTACTCAGTCAGGATTTCTTACTCGGACAGACCTTTCTCAGCCAGTACTTTCTCagttagcaactatcaaacgagaCCTAACTTTTCACTTTCCTTTCACGTTCATCCCTCCATGTCACAATATCCCCCATCTAATATTTCTCATCCATTCTAAACCTacacaattttttttaacaaatacaAACTTATTAAATTCTTAAAAAtttaattcataaaatattaaaaacatacaaGAGTATTTTACAAACTAGTTAAAAACATAAAAACCTATTTTGATACAAGTCTGTAAACATAAAGTACAACTTTTTAAGTGTGAGAGATAAAGAGTTCAACGGTTTTGTAAAGCTGCTCACTACCACCATTTTTAACATGCTTAATGAGCAGAACTGTAGGCTTCGAGGTACTGACGATACCTCCATCCATTTTCCCTAGCCTGTTGCCCACTCCGTCCACCCTAATAAAAGAAGTTTGTATAATGAAAGACATTTTAGTTTAGACTATGTCATGCCAACAACATCATAGTCTGTCAAGCGCCACTCAGTTTCCAAAAGATATGAAACTAGTGATTAAGGTATAAAATTCCACATATGAGATCCACCATTTAAACCTTATATGTTTAAAATATTGTTAGTGTTATATGATTGACCTTACACATGTATCTTGGGAGACATTAGGTTGGATCAATTAGATTGTGTATTTTACCATTTTCTTTTTCTATGCAACTATTTGTTTGAAACATCAACTTCAACCTAAcaaaattttgtttaaattatTTATGTTTGACAACTAGTTAAAGAAATCAAAAGATTTTGTAATCATTGTCTCGAAAAAAATCAACAAAAGGCATTTTGTGATGTAACTATTACATAAAGATACTAGCATTGTTAAATTTGTATAAAACAAAACCATACAATCTGTTACCGAGCTAAAAATTGGTAGAAAATATATTTCATAGTCAATATGTTTGTCCGATAGCAAAAAATGAATGGTCAAACAATCATTTCTTACTCGTTAAGTGCTtgtttgagatagatgttgtgggtCTGAGTCTCGTCCCTTCGAGTTTTGTTGTCTTTTAGATCAAAATAATTAGTAAAAAAATACTTCCCATTTTTACAAGCAAGaaaaccattatatatatatatatatatatatatatatatatatatatatatatatatatatatatatatatatatatatttgtcatctTAAACATCAAGTCATAAAAAAATATCAACTCATCATGTCACATCATAGTGTCAACTAAGCAACGGTAACTAGAAAGTAGAAAGTTACATGATAAGAGTATCTCCAACCGACTCATATTCTTCATTTTTTCCTCCATTTCTTTCCTCATTTCTCTCCAACCCTATTCTATTTATTCCCCCATTTTGGGGGAAATGAATATTATAACATCATATTTGGTTTTATACTATTTATTTCCCCTAAAATGCGGATAAACTTTGAGTTGTCGATTTTACTCCattgttttatatatttatatatttttggtttttttatctactaattattatttaaatgtaatatttaatacttatagTATTGTgctatatattaaattatattaattaattataaatataaagtttgtattttgtttaacaaattcatattaaattttaaatacatATTTGAAAGTTTTTAAAACACAATAACGTATTTTACAAAATCTTATAATtacatattataaatataatcttatttatttaatattattgtaatgaaaaaaatatagattatatatttgttaaaaccaaattaaTAGAGGGGTGCGTTTGACAATTTCTATAACTTAGAAGaatgaaatatatttttttgggataaaaatgagataaaaaaagagaaaattacacggttggtccctatggtttgctctTACTTGCACGCTTCGTCCCTGGAAAGAAATTTTAACTCGGACAACCCCTATAACTTTATTTCGTTACCCGCCTAGTCCTTTAGTTAACTTTCCGTCTTATTTGGGGTTAGGAACTACTCACGTGAGTGGCACGCTGGGGGCATTTTTGTCCTTTCAACCCTACAACGGACTTAAAACtacttctccttccttcttttcTCAATCGGTGCTTCCAGTTCTCCTCTTCTACTCCATTTCTTTTGCTCGTGAAGATTGAAGATCCACAAAATTGATTATGGTGAAATGCAAGTGTGGAGCTGTAGGGATCATACGAACTTCAGGAACAAAGAGAAATCCTGGTAGGCCTTTTTATGCATGCCCTTTACAGGTATTGAGTTATCaatttttttggtaatttctAGGATGAACCCTAGTTTGTGCTAATCGAGGGTATTGAAAACTTTAGGGACCAAGAAGTGGATTTATTTCGTGGGTAGATGAAGAAAAGCATACGTATGAGGCTGAAAGCCAAAATCTTGAGCTTGAAATCCATAATGAAGAACTTCAAATCCAAAATCGTGACCTTGAAATCCAGAATGAAGAACTTGAAATCCAAAATCGGAACCTTAAAATGTTGTTAATTGTCAGTTGGATTTTGTTTTTTGGGAtaattgtttacaagttgtagtATTAGGTATTTCAGTAATGGTTTTTGGTTGAAGATAATCTAATGAAAGGGTAATATTAGCATGTTTGTATTGCTGCATTTTAATGAAATGGTATATTTAGGTACAATTAATAGTTGTACTTTGTTGTCTTATAAAAGATTACAATGGATTATTACCATCTTGTATTGCTGGAATTGGGAGAGAAAGGGTATCTATTGGTACAATTAATAGATGCAATGCAACTGTAATCTTTTGGTATTTTTCATTTAACATATGACCAAAAACATGCCAAATGAAATGACCAAAAAACATGCCAAATGATCCATTATATAACATTAAATGAAATGACCAAATACATGCCAAATGAAATGTCCAAAAACATGCCAAATGAAATGACCAAAAACATACCAATAATTGATCCATTAGATAACATTAAAACAAAAGCATTACATAAGAGTTTAACCAAAAACAAATGTCTAAGTACCAACTGCAATTGTTTTGGTGATACTAAACACAATACAGTTTAATCAAAATACAAACATCACATGACATAATAGTTTAACCACAATACAAACATCACATTACATAATAGCTTAACCAAAATAAGAGCATCACATGATAAAAGAGTTTACAATGGATCCTTCtcttttcctttcttcttctGTTTTCCTTTCTCattctcttttcctttatccttctcTTTTCCTTTCTCATTCTTCTTTTTTCCCTTCTTCCCAACAGTTAGTAACTGCCCTTTGCAAGTCCTGGCATTGTGTCCTTTGTTGTTACATTTGGTACATGTAACAGTTTTTTGTGCTCTAGAAACTGTATTCCCTTTGATCATATCCTCTTTTTCTGTAGCTGACTTCCTTCGTTTCTTTTTTGGTCTTCCTATTGGGACACGGTGTTTTGGAGGCAACAAAGTAGTTGGACAAGGTGACTTAATCCACAATCTTCTACCATTTATCGGATCCACTTTGAAAGAGTACATGTTCCTCCAGGTTGATAGCCAATAACATTCATGAACAAAAGTTTCTGGAATACCAATTGCACCATTATTTCTCCTCATGTCCCAGATTGCAGATACAACATGTTTGCATGGCATTCCAGTTATTTCCCACTTCTTGCATGAACAGGTTCGTTGATTCACATTCACTACACACTGATCTTGCCAAGGTCCACTCGCTTGgtacttcccatttccacaaaatGATGCTGTATACTCCTCTGCCTGATATTTGATCTTTTGCAATAGCTTGGTAGCTGTTGGAGTCAAAGGGCTTGTTGCTTTGTCAATTTCTTTTTCAACATTCACAATCCTCTTCATGATGTACTCCCGGATGAACTCTAAGCAATTGATAATTGGTGTGTCACGTCCGTCTATTATTTTGCTATTAAAGCACTCGCATATGTTGtttatcacaatatcagaatgtGCTCTCCCTATTAATTAATAGAATACATGTATAATTGGTTAGCAAACATTAGAGTATTGTTATGAACTCACTTAATTTAATGAGTAACCACAACAAGAACAACACAATGTAAAGAACAGAATGCAAAAGAAAATAATTCCAGGTTAACAGAAAAGATCGATATCTCAATTCCTATCCCACTACCCTCTTATACTATCAGTCATAACaactaaataatataaaatacccATAATGCCCCTGTACCAACAAGATGCCCTTTCTCTAAAATAAGGTGACCAGAGTGGGTGCATAACAAgtatacaacaatagttatcatatattataatatataacaTGGTCAAATCTGTAAAATGAGAACGTGCCCAATGTTGAGGTGGTATTTGTTTAAGCTACTCATAACATTCTTGGTTTAATTTTCTAACTTCTTCCATTTCTTTTTCAAACTCTTGCACAGTATATGTTGTTGAACAATTCCAAAGCAGTTCTTTAAACTTATCCCCTCTCCAACGTGACCTCATATTTTCGTGTATGTGGCGAACACAATAACGGTGCTCTGCACAAGGAAACAAATCTGCGATGGCAGAACTTAAACCCTACAAGAAAGATACATTATGTCAATGATTTCTTTTCCTTTAGATATTACTATTCAAAACACAAGAAAATAACCTTTTGCCTGTCTGATATAAATGtaaaattt includes these proteins:
- the LOC111887598 gene encoding villin-2, yielding MATAKALEPAFQGVGSKPGLEIWRIENFQPVPLPKSDYGRFYMGDAYVVLRTSNGRGGAYGYDIHFWLGKDTSNDEAGTAAIKTVELDAILGGRAVQHREIQSHESDKFLSYFKPCIVPLEGGVATGFKKPEEMEFETRLYICKGKRVVHVKQIQFSRSLLNHDDVFILDTKEKIFQFNGANSNIQERAKALEVIQYLKDTYHEGTCNVAIVDDGKLQAEGDSGEFWVIFGGFAPIGKKVLGDDDIILDRTPGKLFNIGGSEVKDEITGFTKSTLENDKCYLMDCGAEVFVWVGRATQVDGRKAAMQGAEEYITAHGRPKSTLVTRLIQGYETVAFKTNFESWPSAAAPQAENRGKVTALLKQQGVGPKGKDKNAPVAEEVPPLLKSGGKLEVWTIDGGAKKAVAHEDFGKFYSGDCYIVLYSYHTGEKKEEFYLCYWIGKDSTEEDQNTAAKLTTSMFNSLKARPVQGRIYQEKEPPQFVAIFQPMVVFKGGLSSSYKSSIADQTDETYSPDSNFIIRILGTAVHNNKAVQLDFVPEALNSYECFVIQSGSHVYIWQGTQSTFEQQEWAAKIADFLKHGVKAKFQNEGTESSTFWLGFGGKQSFTSTKVSLETSRDPHLFAFSLIKGKFEIEEVYNFDQDDLLPEDILILDTHAEVFVWAGQAVDSREKKNALDLGQKYIEWAGSLDGLSPHVPLYKVMEGNEPCFFTTYFSWDPSKPLIHGNSFEKKISILFGAGHAGEGNQGGGHTQRASALAALNSAFQPGGGGGGGGGGGSVKGSSGGGGSQRRAAVAALSGVLTDVPVNEPSPEASPEAPEPEPEPPAEPEPVPEEDDSEPKVEIEEDENGILSSPSTFTYDQVRVKSENPVPGIDLKRREAYLSVEEFESVLGMTKADFYKLPKWKQDVTKKKVELF